A region from the Plutella xylostella chromosome 8, ilPluXylo3.1, whole genome shotgun sequence genome encodes:
- the LOC119692966 gene encoding uncharacterized protein LOC119692966 — protein MPFNFSLFVTKTFKPNKVIHLNDAFKPIYKIVYALGLFPYSFNYDSVNNLILKSDLIMSAVMAAATNMVSLCLLVWSNLEASRGARGEGALVPWGANWVLQQCLLCACAGGAGASVWGRRARGRALLAALWAAPPAPRALARLHATSRIVALSLTIIALLHVTLCAIAIRLDFWQNLTLIGATLNEIINFAAIAYIYFLVLLVVSVLKSVAEGARSQLQARGGAGAGGEGVRGFTRLEREFARAHGCVELINECFEGVVLLTVLQSFHCMVSFSHELYIAAVVRAVLDPPRAALQLQWLLCQYIKLYVLAHGGSSLKNEVKKVGEMLYIENAGRKDLRLMLEAIS, from the exons atgcCCTTCAACTTCTCTCTTTTTGTTACTAAAACTTTTAAACCAAATAAAGTAATACATTTAAATGACGCATTCAAGccaatttataaaatagtgtACGCACTGGGATTATTCCCTTACAGTTTTAACTATGATTCCGTTAATAACCTGATTTTGAAAAGCGATCTTATTATGAGCGCAGTCATGGCTGCGGCGACGAACATGGTCTCTCTCTGCCTGCTGGTGTGGAGCAACCTGGAGGCgtcgcggggggcgcggggcgaggGGGCGCTGGTGCCGTGGGGCGCCAACTGGGTGCTGCAGCAGTGTCTGCTGTGTGCGTGCGCGGGGGGCGCCGGCGCGAGCGTGTGGGGGcgccgggcgcgggggcgcgcgcTGCTGGCCGCGCTGTgggccgcgccccccgcgccgcgcgccctCGCCCGCCTCCACGCCACCTCACGCATCGTCGCCCTGTCTCTCACCATCATCGCCCTGTTGCACGTCACGCTTTGCGCAATCGCTATTCGTCTAGACTTCTGGCAGAACCTCACATTGATCGGTGCTACATTAAATGAGATTATAAATTTTGCGGCTATCGCGTACATTTACTTTCTGGTGCTGTTAGTGGTGAGTGTACTGAAGAGTGTTGCTGAGGGTGCCCGCTCGCAGCTGCAGGCGCGGGGGggtgcgggggcggggggcgaggGCGTGCGGGGGTTCACGCGGCTGGAGCGCGAGTTCGCCCGCGCCCACGGCTGCGTCGAGCTCATTAACGAGTGCTTCGAGGGCGTGGTGCTGCTGACGGTGCTGCAGAGCTTCCACTGCATGGTGTCGTTCTCGCACGAGCTGTACATCGCGGCGGTGGTGCGCGCCGTGCTGGACCCCCCGCGCGCGGCGCTACAGCTGCAGTGGCTGCTGTGTCAGTACATCAAACTCTACGTGTTGGCACACGGCGGCAGTTCTTTGAAAAACGAA GTGAAAAAAGTTGGAGAAATGCTCTACATAGAGAACGCTGGTAGAAAAGATTTACGTCTTATGCTAGAA GCAATTTCATAA